A part of Xenopus tropicalis strain Nigerian chromosome 4, UCB_Xtro_10.0, whole genome shotgun sequence genomic DNA contains:
- the cfl1 gene encoding cofilin-1, which yields MASGVMVSDDVIKVFNDMKVRHQLSPEEAKKRKKAVVFCLSEDKKMIILEPGKEILQGDVGCNVDDPYKAFVKMLPRNDCRYALYDALYETKETKKEDLVFVFWAPEEASLKSKMIYASSKDAIKKRFPGIKHEWQTNTFEDINDPCNLAEKLGGSTVISLEGKTLKS from the exons ATG gctTCTGGTGTGATGGTCTCAGATGATGTCATTAAAGTATTTAATGACATGAAGGTGCGCCATCAACTCTCCCCAGAAGAAGCCAAAAAGCGTAAGAAGGCAGTTGTCTTCTGTCTAAGCGAGGACAAGAAAATGATCATCTTGGAACCAGGAAAGGAGATCTTGCAAGGAGATGTTGGCTGTAATGTTGATGACCCCTACAAGGCATTCGTGAAGATGCTGCCCCGAAATGACTGCCGTTATGCACTGTATGATGCACTATATGAgacaaaagaaacaaagaaagaggATCTTGTTTTTGTGTTCTG GGCCCCTGAAGAAGCATCACTTAAAAGTAAAATGATCTACGCTAGCTCTAAAGATGCAATCAAGAAGAGATTTCCAG gtATCAAACATGAGTGGCAAACAAACACTTTTGAAGATATAAATGATCCTTGTAACCTTGCTGAAAAACTAGGTGGCAGCACTGTAATTTCCCTTGAAGGAAAAACCCTGAAAAGTTGA
- the ovol1 gene encoding putative transcription factor Ovo-like 1 isoform X1 codes for MPRAFLVKKTFLDSAKKKWGEVPDEDRGDVYVPVGLGYVLQQKAEPELDNEEALDLSLHHLRCVSNSPSCQVTEGRQEQAPGTQDKVPMIQGEQRLLFHCALCEKSFSFQRMLNRHMKCHSEVKRHRCEHCGKGFNDTFDLKRHVRTHTGVRPYKCHLCEKAFTQRCSLESHLKKIHGVQQNYAYKERRTKLYVCEDCGFTADSQESQLHHLQDQHPTSPLLNRTSKKLAVVLQNSVTTLLQAGPII; via the exons ATGCCTAGGGCATTTCTGgtgaagaaaacatttttggaCTCAGCAAAGAAGAAGTGGGGAGAGGTGCCTGATGAGGACAGAGGAGATGTATATGTGCCAG TGGGCCTAGGATACGTGCTTCAGCAGAAGGCAGAGCCCGAGTTAGACAATGAGGAGGCTCTTGACCTGTCACTTCATCACCTCCGCTGTGTGTCAAATTCCCCTTCATGCCAAGTGACAGAAGGAAGGCAAGAACAAGCACCAGGAACCCAAGACAAAGTTCCTATGATTCAG GGCGAGCAAAGATTACTCTTTCACTGTGCTTTGTGTGAAAAGAGCTTCTCATTTCAACGCATGCTGAACCGCCACATGAAGTGCCACAGTGAGGTCAAGAGGCATCGGTGTGAGCATTGTGGGAAAGGTTTCAACGACACGTTTGACCTGAAGAGGCATGTACGCACCCATACAG GTGTTCGCCCATACAAATGCCACCTCTGTGAAAAAGCCTTTACGCAACGTTGCTCACTGGAGTCACACCTAAAGAAGATCCATGGCGTGCAGCAGAATTATGCCTATAAGGAACGCAGAACCAAACTCTACGTCTGTGAGGATTGTGGTTTCACTGCTGACAGCCAGGAGAGTCAACTCCACCACCTTCAAGACCAGCATCCTACTAGTCCCCTGTTAAATCGAACCTCCAAGAAGTTAGCTGTAGTTCTGCAGAATAGTGTCACTACACTGCTGCAGGCTGGTCCTATTATCTGA
- the ovol1 gene encoding putative transcription factor Ovo-like 1 isoform X2, with protein MIQGEQRLLFHCALCEKSFSFQRMLNRHMKCHSEVKRHRCEHCGKGFNDTFDLKRHVRTHTGVRPYKCHLCEKAFTQRCSLESHLKKIHGVQQNYAYKERRTKLYVCEDCGFTADSQESQLHHLQDQHPTSPLLNRTSKKLAVVLQNSVTTLLQAGPII; from the exons ATGATTCAG GGCGAGCAAAGATTACTCTTTCACTGTGCTTTGTGTGAAAAGAGCTTCTCATTTCAACGCATGCTGAACCGCCACATGAAGTGCCACAGTGAGGTCAAGAGGCATCGGTGTGAGCATTGTGGGAAAGGTTTCAACGACACGTTTGACCTGAAGAGGCATGTACGCACCCATACAG GTGTTCGCCCATACAAATGCCACCTCTGTGAAAAAGCCTTTACGCAACGTTGCTCACTGGAGTCACACCTAAAGAAGATCCATGGCGTGCAGCAGAATTATGCCTATAAGGAACGCAGAACCAAACTCTACGTCTGTGAGGATTGTGGTTTCACTGCTGACAGCCAGGAGAGTCAACTCCACCACCTTCAAGACCAGCATCCTACTAGTCCCCTGTTAAATCGAACCTCCAAGAAGTTAGCTGTAGTTCTGCAGAATAGTGTCACTACACTGCTGCAGGCTGGTCCTATTATCTGA